A window of Parasynechococcus marenigrum WH 8102 contains these coding sequences:
- a CDS encoding photosystem I reaction center subunit VIII — protein MTGDFAAAWLPAIFVPITGIVFPAVFIVLVGRVITAAE, from the coding sequence ATGACTGGAGATTTCGCTGCTGCCTGGCTGCCTGCGATTTTCGTGCCCATTACCGGAATCGTTTTCCCTGCAGTGTTCATCGTTCTCGTCGGTCGAGTGATCACCGCCGCCGAGTGA
- a CDS encoding photosystem I reaction center protein subunit XI produces the protein MTVTPVSDPCVGNLATPVNSGYFIKGLINNLPLYRPGISPNFRGLETGAAFGYLLYGPFTICGPLRATEYQQTAGLLAAIGAVHILSLLFLLYNQPGKQPNIPPADATVENPPADLFTRTGWADFTSGFWLGGCGGAVFAWFLCNTVHVQDLFKIAAGVWSVG, from the coding sequence ATGACCGTCACTCCCGTCTCTGACCCCTGCGTCGGCAACCTCGCCACCCCGGTCAACAGCGGCTATTTCATTAAGGGCCTGATCAACAACCTGCCCCTATACCGTCCCGGCATCTCCCCCAACTTCCGTGGACTGGAGACCGGCGCAGCCTTCGGCTACCTGCTGTACGGCCCCTTCACCATCTGCGGTCCCCTGCGGGCCACGGAGTATCAGCAGACCGCAGGTCTGCTAGCCGCCATCGGTGCTGTTCACATCCTTAGCCTGTTGTTCCTGCTGTACAACCAGCCCGGCAAGCAGCCCAACATCCCCCCCGCCGACGCCACCGTCGAGAACCCACCGGCTGATCTGTTCACCCGCACCGGCTGGGCCGATTTCACCAGCGGTTTCTGGCTGGGTGGTTGCGGCGGCGCCGTGTTCGCCTGGTTCCTCTGCAACACGGTGCACGTTCAGGACCTGTTCAAAATCGCTGCTGGCGTCTGGAGCGTCGGCTGA
- a CDS encoding efflux RND transporter permease subunit: MRSLSQPFLRRPILTVVCSLLILLAGLVALTGLGLEDLPQLAPTRVSVGATFPAASPEVVEQSVTAVLEQQLNGLEGLESISSNSRQGGASISLRFSEGDPELNAIKVQNEVNLATRRLPQAVSRQGLRVRRSSDDLLMILGFSHPPDQYVPTFLAGWLDQSLREALFSTPGIGDVRVFGSSNLAFRLWLDPDRLEQASLTISDVSRALAEQNVLAAIGSLGASPAPDGQLISMPVDAEGRLLTQKDFENLILRRLDNGGLLRLKDVGRVELGQRSYGSQAMNLDGQRSVAVGLYQRDGANALEVSRAVKAELKRLEPSFPPGIETSMIVDVADNVQANLDRTIATLRDAVLLVLVVLVLFLGRWRLALIPGLAVPVALVGSLVLVKLSGSNLNSLILFGMVMATGIVVDDAIVVSEDIAGRIERGDAPKAAAEDAMAELAGAVVATSLVLAAVFVPVLLIPGSVGRLYQPIALAISGAILFSTLNALSFTPMACARVLDSGEGRLRGPLRRLSSGLRQGMSDLQRCYANLLELWLRRATLVLGLLLTGLIITGAGLAAMPTAFIPNEDQSQIRGYFTLPEGASLERTVAVMERIRAVVVEEPLVRTGNFYAGRSFGQSGEDRGSFYLRLQPLEQRSGRDQSSDAVKRRLNRAIRSRIGDARVVVTTPPTVRGFSGESGLRLELLDRSGGQLNLQAFEALAQRFIKTAQASNRFERVSTRFDASSPRWRLSLDRDLLASLDLDLSTTLRDIGTAIGGRYIDDTYEGGRIRSIYVQLDGDNRTGPEDLSGLMVRNRSGELVSLENVATLTRTEGANGIRHYGLNRAITVTAVPAPGVSSGQAIEQLKAAGDAVGGNNIGLAFTGLALEEQKAARSTWVLFSLGVVVVYLLLAALYESFVDPLIILLTVPIALMGALIGLKLRGLPLDVYGQMGLLVLVSLAAKNGILIVEFANQRLEAGLALREAILGAAVNRMRPILLTAVTSLAGFLPLLLAQGSGSASRISIGTVVFSGLLVSSWLSLFVVPTVYLLLKRWRPT, from the coding sequence TTGCGGTCGCTCTCCCAGCCGTTTCTGCGCCGACCGATCCTCACGGTTGTCTGCAGCCTGCTGATCCTGCTGGCAGGCCTGGTGGCCCTCACCGGACTGGGACTGGAGGACCTGCCGCAGTTGGCGCCGACCCGGGTCAGCGTTGGGGCCACCTTTCCAGCGGCGTCACCGGAGGTGGTGGAGCAGAGCGTCACCGCCGTCCTGGAACAACAGCTCAATGGTTTGGAGGGGCTGGAGAGCATCAGCTCCAACAGCCGTCAGGGTGGCGCCAGCATCAGCCTGCGTTTCAGCGAAGGCGATCCCGAGCTGAATGCCATCAAGGTGCAGAACGAGGTGAACCTCGCCACCCGGCGTCTGCCTCAAGCGGTGAGCCGTCAGGGCCTGAGGGTTCGGCGCTCCTCGGACGACCTGCTGATGATCCTTGGCTTCAGCCATCCGCCCGATCAGTACGTTCCCACCTTCCTGGCCGGCTGGCTGGATCAATCCCTGCGGGAGGCGTTGTTCTCCACGCCTGGAATCGGCGATGTACGGGTGTTCGGCAGCAGTAACCTCGCCTTTCGCCTCTGGCTCGATCCGGATCGCCTGGAACAGGCCAGCCTGACGATCTCAGATGTCAGCCGCGCTCTGGCCGAGCAGAACGTGCTGGCCGCCATCGGCAGCCTTGGTGCTTCACCGGCACCAGACGGTCAGTTGATCAGCATGCCGGTGGATGCCGAGGGACGGCTGCTCACCCAGAAGGATTTCGAGAATCTGATTCTGCGCCGACTCGACAACGGCGGACTGCTGCGTCTCAAGGATGTGGGTCGCGTCGAGCTGGGGCAGCGCAGCTACGGAAGCCAGGCGATGAATCTCGACGGGCAGCGCTCCGTGGCCGTGGGGCTCTATCAGCGGGATGGCGCCAATGCCCTGGAGGTGAGTCGAGCCGTCAAAGCTGAACTGAAGCGACTGGAGCCCAGCTTCCCGCCCGGTATCGAAACGTCGATGATCGTGGATGTGGCTGACAACGTCCAGGCCAACCTCGATCGCACCATCGCCACCCTGCGTGATGCCGTGCTGCTGGTGCTGGTGGTGCTGGTGCTGTTCCTGGGACGCTGGCGCCTGGCCCTGATCCCTGGCCTTGCAGTACCGGTGGCACTGGTGGGCAGCCTGGTGCTGGTGAAGCTGAGCGGCTCCAACCTGAACAGCCTGATTTTGTTCGGAATGGTCATGGCCACCGGCATCGTCGTCGATGACGCGATCGTGGTGAGTGAAGACATCGCCGGCCGGATCGAACGGGGGGATGCCCCAAAAGCTGCGGCGGAAGACGCCATGGCCGAACTGGCCGGAGCGGTTGTGGCCACCTCCCTGGTGCTAGCTGCCGTGTTCGTGCCGGTGCTGCTGATCCCCGGCTCCGTGGGACGGCTATACCAACCGATTGCCTTGGCCATCAGCGGCGCGATTCTGTTCTCCACCCTCAATGCCCTTTCCTTCACACCCATGGCCTGCGCCCGGGTGCTGGACTCTGGAGAAGGGCGACTGCGGGGTCCGCTGCGGCGGCTGAGCAGCGGGCTCAGGCAAGGCATGAGCGACCTGCAACGGTGCTACGCCAATCTGCTGGAGCTCTGGTTGCGGCGCGCAACGCTGGTGCTGGGCCTGCTGCTGACAGGGCTGATCATCACCGGCGCTGGGCTGGCGGCGATGCCCACCGCCTTCATCCCCAACGAAGACCAGAGCCAGATCCGCGGCTACTTCACCCTGCCGGAGGGGGCCAGCCTGGAACGGACAGTAGCGGTGATGGAACGCATCCGTGCCGTGGTAGTGGAGGAGCCCCTTGTGCGGACGGGCAACTTTTATGCCGGCCGATCCTTCGGCCAGAGCGGCGAAGACCGTGGCTCGTTCTATCTGCGGCTTCAGCCCTTGGAGCAGCGCTCCGGTCGTGATCAGAGCAGTGACGCCGTGAAACGACGGCTGAACCGCGCCATCCGCAGCCGCATCGGCGACGCCCGTGTGGTGGTCACAACCCCACCAACCGTGCGGGGCTTCAGCGGCGAATCCGGCTTGAGGCTGGAGCTGCTGGACCGCAGCGGCGGACAGCTCAACCTGCAGGCGTTCGAAGCCCTGGCCCAGCGCTTTATCAAAACCGCCCAAGCCAGCAACCGCTTTGAACGGGTGAGCACCCGCTTCGATGCCAGCTCCCCCCGGTGGCGCCTCAGCCTTGATCGCGATCTTCTGGCCAGTCTCGACCTTGATCTGAGCACTACCCTGCGCGACATCGGCACCGCCATCGGCGGCCGCTACATCGACGACACCTACGAAGGGGGCCGCATCCGCAGCATCTATGTGCAACTGGATGGAGACAACCGAACAGGCCCCGAGGATCTCAGCGGATTGATGGTGCGCAACCGCAGCGGAGAGCTGGTCTCTTTGGAGAACGTGGCCACCCTGACCCGAACCGAAGGAGCCAACGGCATCCGCCACTACGGTCTGAACCGGGCCATCACGGTGACGGCCGTGCCGGCCCCTGGGGTGAGCAGCGGTCAGGCGATTGAGCAACTCAAGGCGGCTGGCGATGCGGTGGGGGGCAACAACATCGGGCTGGCCTTCACAGGCCTGGCCCTGGAAGAGCAAAAGGCAGCCCGTTCAACCTGGGTGCTGTTCAGCCTCGGGGTGGTGGTGGTGTACCTGCTGCTTGCGGCTCTCTACGAAAGCTTTGTCGACCCCCTGATCATCCTGCTCACCGTGCCGATTGCCCTGATGGGGGCACTGATCGGGCTGAAGCTGCGGGGTCTCCCCCTGGATGTTTACGGACAGATGGGACTGCTGGTGTTGGTGAGCCTGGCGGCCAAGAACGGCATCCTGATCGTTGAATTCGCCAATCAACGGCTGGAGGCCGGCCTGGCATTGCGGGAGGCGATCCTTGGCGCCGCCGTGAACCGAATGCGACCGATCCTGCTCACTGCGGTGACCTCCCTGGCCGGATTTCTACCGCTGCTGCTGGCCCAGGGCAGCGGCTCCGCCAGCCGGATCAGCATCGGCACTGTGGTGTTCAGCGGCCTGCTGGTGTCCTCATGGCTGTCCCTGTTTGTGGTGCCGACGGTGTATTTGTTGCTCAAACGCTGGCGGCCGACGTGA
- a CDS encoding DUF3598 family protein, with translation MTSRQWDHLLLNCGIWQGSFDTFDRDLELRRRQPSQLTLAGDGAAVELELLFWPDAFDGQRQGDPVKRIVQSFHQVDPELAFFSTGSFSRGSLFISTWSRPYAEFGFLWRDRRHRMVLLWDGSGRFDHPVLICEHRDGVDADEAPPLTAEQLLGGWRGHQTVLERDRPVEDPHITPHELLISKDMLHGLQWLPDGGAFRAPDHVCAGSGFEIEAWWCPCPGRLERIQRCYDAFGSWIASRHVLLQR, from the coding sequence GTGACGTCACGCCAATGGGATCACTTGTTGCTCAACTGCGGCATTTGGCAAGGCAGCTTCGACACGTTTGATCGAGATCTGGAGCTGAGACGTCGGCAGCCATCGCAACTCACCCTTGCGGGGGACGGTGCCGCTGTGGAGCTGGAGTTGCTGTTCTGGCCTGATGCTTTCGATGGCCAACGTCAGGGGGATCCTGTGAAGCGGATCGTTCAGTCCTTCCATCAGGTGGATCCTGAGCTGGCTTTCTTCTCCACCGGTAGCTTTTCGCGGGGCTCGTTGTTCATCTCCACCTGGTCCAGGCCCTATGCCGAATTCGGATTTCTCTGGCGGGACCGACGCCATCGAATGGTGTTGCTCTGGGATGGCAGCGGACGTTTCGATCACCCCGTTCTGATCTGTGAACACAGGGATGGTGTGGACGCAGACGAAGCGCCTCCCCTGACGGCAGAACAGCTTCTTGGCGGTTGGCGTGGCCACCAGACAGTGCTGGAGCGGGATCGGCCGGTGGAAGATCCACACATCACCCCCCATGAGCTGCTGATTTCAAAGGACATGCTGCACGGTTTGCAGTGGTTGCCGGATGGTGGAGCCTTTCGCGCTCCGGATCATGTTTGTGCTGGCAGCGGCTTTGAGATCGAAGCCTGGTGGTGCCCCTGCCCGGGGCGGTTGGAGCGTATTCAGCGTTGCTATGACGCGTTCGGCAGCTGGATCGCCAGCCGCCACGTCCTGTTGCAGCGTTGA